A region of Diospyros lotus cultivar Yz01 chromosome 3, ASM1463336v1, whole genome shotgun sequence DNA encodes the following proteins:
- the LOC127796286 gene encoding amino acid transporter AVT1I-like, whose product MERKALNQVIFVGFFLLISRAWAEDFLTNVPKLEMFVDDLPDMPRSKPFNPGISGRSSTNISNFVTFIRLSSAQANCHIADGVLAYVALVGCVAWVGAADGVGFHENGVLWKWTGLPTAISMYAFCYGGHAVLPTLPNSMRERSQFPQVLCICFLVSTITYGSTVVIGYLMYGQDLMSQVTLNLPVNNRNPKIAIYTTLINPITKYALIVSPIATALEERLPLQNSRLISLLLKTGLVISTVVVALAVPFSGYVITSQSFGAELMLIGAIIVMGASVVVLGSYTLVRQIVEHLHRV is encoded by the exons ATGGAGAGGAAGGCGCTGAATCAAGTTATATTTGTGGGTTTCTTCTTGCTGATCAGTAGAGCATGGGCAGAAGACTTTCTGACAAATGTACCGAAGTTGGAAATGTTTGTCGATGATCTTCCTGATATGCCAAGATCGAAACCCTTCAATCCCGGCATATCAGGAAGATCGTCAACAAACATTTCCAACTTCGTTACATTTATCAGACTGTCTTCTGCCCAAGCCAATTGCCATATTGCCGACG GGGTGTTGGCCTATGTGGCTCTGGTTGGCTGTGTTGCCTGGGTTGGTGCTGCTGATGGTGTGGGATTTCATGAGAATGGGGTCCTCTGGAAATGGACTGGGCTGCCTACTGCCATAAGCATGTACGCCTTTTGCTACGGTGGCCATGCTGTTTTGCCCACTCTCCCCAACTCCATGAGGGAAAGAAGCCAATTCCCGCAG GTTTTGTGCATTTGCTTCCTAGTAAGCACCATCACTTATGGATCAACGGTGGTTATTGGATACCTAATGTATGGGCAAGATTTGATGTCTCAAGTGACACTAAACCTTCCAGTCAACAATCGTAACCCAAAAATAGCAATCTATACCACACTAATCAATCCAATAACAAAGTATGCTCTAATTGTTTCGCCCATTGCCACAGCCCTTGAAGAGAGACTTCCGCTCCAAAACAGCAGATTGATCAGCTTGCTCCTCAAAACAGGCTTGGTGATCAGCACTGTTGTGGTGGCACTAGCAGTCCCTTTTTCCGGCTATGTCAT AACTTCTCAGAGTTTTGGGGCCGAATTGATGCTTATTGGGGCAATCATAGTGATGGGAGCTTCTGTGGTTGTACTAGGTTCATACACTTTAGTGAGACAAATTGTTGAACACCTGCATAGAGTTTGA